A region from the Rosa rugosa chromosome 6, drRosRugo1.1, whole genome shotgun sequence genome encodes:
- the LOC133717468 gene encoding probable LRR receptor-like serine/threonine-protein kinase At1g51880, protein MIAMKRKFWVPVLLLAFHFFAASSQSTTGWLNIDCGSDTPRLDANTLLSWDTDSGLIKSGINKYVSEKQQLDEMNTVRSFLKGKQNCYKLKVYKKKVRYLIRAGFCYGNYDGLSSPPTFDLHLDGKKWTTVKTSMIGDPIYREAIYEARSDHISLCVVRVKDGGVPFISSIEVVPLEAPFPLYPKMQSSHTFNLESRVNLGGDEVIRYTGILSDEKYNRIWTRGVTPPNCDEVTTDSDSSTENEPPDEVIGDSIESQNLTNPITLSVDISQTPTPQSAYIVLYFAEKTFLEAGDIRIIQIYIDDHMKSTVTLEFNKCKVITIYPVIPVGPRMSVTLASDSGSNLPPMISAMEVFTTLDKSSAPILHCRFFCALINFVISCTCLFLFLA, encoded by the exons ATGATTGCTATGAAGAGAAAATTCTGGGTACCCGTGCTGCTCCTGGCGTTTCATTTTTTCGCCGCTTCTTCTCAGA GCACAACCGGATGGTTGAACATAGATTGTGGGAGTGACACCCCACGCTTGGACGCCAACACCTTACTCTCATGGGACACAGACAGTGGTTTAATCAAATCAGGCATCAACAAATATGTCTCAGAAAAGCAACAACTCGACGAGATGAACACCGTTCGGTCCTTCCTTAAGGGAAAACAAAATTGTTATAAATTGAAGGTCTACAAAAAAAAGGTGCGCTACTTGATTCGTGCAGGGTTCTGTTATGGCAACTACGATGGTCTCTCTAGTCCTCCAACGTTCGATCTTCATCTGGATGGCAAGAAATGGACAACCGTCAAAACTTCAATGATAGGAGACCCAATATATCGTGAAGCCATATATGAGGCCCGATCAGATCATATTAGCCTGTGCGTTGTCCGAGTTAAGGATGGAGGGGTACCTTTTATTTCTTCAATAGAGGTTGTTCCattggaggctccatttcctTTGTACCCTAAGATGCAAAGCAGTCACACTTTCAATCTAGAATCTAGGGTAAACTTGGGTGGGGATGAAGTAATAAg GTACACAGGAATCTTATCAGATGAAAAGTACAACCGGATATGGACTCGTGGAGTAACTCCACCAAACTGCGATGAAGTCACTACCGATTCGGATTCCTCCACAGAAAATGAGCCTCCTGATGAGGTGATCGGCGACTCCATAGAATCACAAAATCTCACTAATCCGATAACCTTGTCCGTTGATATCTCACAAACGCCAACTCCACAATCAGCTTACATTGTGCTCTATTTCGCCGAAAAGACATTCCTAGAAGCTGGAGACATCAGAATAATTCAAATCTACATCGACGACCATATGAAGTCCACAGTGACACTTGAGTTCAACAAATGCAAGGTGATCACCATATATCCTGTGATTCCTGTTGGTCCTAGGATGAGTGTGACTTTGGCCTCGGACAGTGGTTCCAACCTACCTCCGATGATCAGTGCAATGGAAGTGTTCACAACGTTAGATAAAAGCTCCGCTCCTATCCTCCACTGTCGCTTCTTCTGTGCACTCATTAATTTCGTAATTTCTTGTACctgtttgtttctgtttttagcCTAA
- the LOC133717798 gene encoding chalcone--flavanone isomerase 1, whose amino-acid sequence MAQSVTGIQVEATTFPPAVKPPGSANTLFLAGAGARGLEIQGNFVKFTAIGVYLEDKAVPALAVKWKGKTAEELTESVEFFREIVTGPFEKFTQVTMILPLTGQQYSEKVSENCVAIWKKFGIYTDAEAKAIEKFTEVFKDQTFPPGASILFTQSPNGSLTIGFSKDGSIPEVGNAVIENKLLSESVLESIIGKQGVSPEARKCVATRLSELLKESDDCVAGNGKVEEYTKEAEVKA is encoded by the exons ATGGCTCAATCAGTTACCGGAATTCAGGTCGAAGCGACCACGTTTCCTCCCGCCGTCAAGCCTCCGGGCTCCGCCAACACTCTGTTCCTCGCCGGCGCAG GGGCGAGGGGGCTGGAGATACAGGGGAATTTCGTTAAGTTCACGGCGATTGGAGTCTACTTGGAGGATAAGGCCGTGCCGGCGCTCGCCGTTAAGTGGAAGGGTAAGACGGCCGAGGAGTTGACGGAGTCCGTTGAGTTCTTCAGGGAGATCGTTACAG GTCCATTTGAGAAATTCACACAGGTGACGATGATACTACCATTGACTGGCCAGCAATACTCGGAGAAGGTTTCAGAGAATTGTGTTGCCATTTGGAAAAAATTTGGAATTTACACTGATGCAGAAGCCAAAGCTATTGAAAAGTTTACGGAGGTCTTCAAAGATCAGACCTTCCCACCTGGTGCTTCTATTCTCTTCACACAATCACCAAATGGATCATTGACG ATTGGCTTCTCCAAAGATGGTTCCATACCCGAAGTTGGGAATGCGGTGATTGAAAACAAGCTACTTTCGGAGTCAGTTCTCGAGTCAATCATAGGAAAGCAAGGTGTTTCTCCTGAAGCAAGGAAATGTGTGGCTACAAGGCTATCAGAATTGTTGAAAGAGAGTGATGATTGCGTGGCCGGAAATGGGAAAGTTGAAGAGTATACAAAGGAAGCAGAAGTTAAGGCATGA
- the LOC133714806 gene encoding uncharacterized protein LOC133714806, whose product MSWLRSAVNKAVEVGNSNNLTRTVRNYADSVVQQAGHAVAEGAKRFQDRLGNRSFRSVKKSVQRLEEAAVSCRGPERAEILRRWVILLKEVERLKLSQAEEKETAAEQSSGGGASEDVSDIRRKISTVLYYDSDAGGEPMNFRDVFLLSQALEGITLSMILEAPNDEEVALLSEMFRLCLTGGKEVHNAIVSSIQDLATAFSSYNDEVLVKREELLQFAQSAITGLKINADLGRIDDEASRLKKKLDGRTPLLTSPSTEGHDKVSEETKLETVQALKKALAQIRACSRLEGLLLKKKLLNSGDSSEIHAQKVDKLKVLSESLASSSAKAENRISDNRIQKEEALKVRASKASEVGEREKEIETEVAELERQRDDLEAQLKKVNISLAAANSRLRNTREERDQFEEANTKIVAHLETKEDELSKSIASCKVEADVLHTWINFLEDTWVLKCSYAETKEKQVNDELEKHEHYFVNFAIDLLSAYKKELGPSISRIGKFVENLKNLSKKSGVVSNAENEDSKALNPLRSLEEEYLDHETKIITTFSVVDNMKAHFYSEQSRTSRKEDPRVKELFDDIEKLRAQFEAVERPILEIETPIPQAGTPSDDKLQSAPSDLSAEGSAAQKAETVKHSKSGAVKVEQVLDPEDDLAKLESEFGKVGQDYSTEEVGEWEFDELERELRSGDSSTTK is encoded by the exons ATGTCGTGGCTGAGATCGGCGGTGAACAAAGCCGTGGAGGTTGGGAACAGCAACAACCTCACCCGCACCGTCAGGAACTACGCCGATTCCGTCGTCCAGCAGGCCGGCCATGCCGTCGCTGAAGGTGCCAAGCGGTTTCAGGATCGACTG GGGAATCGGAGCTTCCGGAGCGTGAAGAAGAGTGTACAGAGATTGGAGGAAGCAGCTGTGTCTTGTAGAGGACCTGAAAGGGCTGAGATACTGAGGAGGTGGGTGATTCTGCTCAAAGAGGTGGAGAGACTGAAGCTGTCTCAGGCGGAAGAGAAGGAAACCGCGGCAGAGCAGAGTAGTGGCGGTGGTGCTTCGGAGGATGTTAGTGATATTCGGAGGAAGATATCGACG GTTTTGTATTATGACTCTGATGCTGGTGGTGAGCCGATGAATTTCCGCGACGTTTTCCTTCTAAGTCAGGCTCTGGAGGGCATTACATTGTCTATG ATTCTTGAAGCACCAAATGATGAAGAGGTTGCCTTGCTCTCGGAGATGTTTAG GCTCTGTCTTACCGGAGGGAAAGAAGTTCACAATGCAATTGTGAGCAGCATACAGGACTTGGCAACGGCTTTTTCGAGCTACAACGATGAAGTATTG GTAAAGCGAGAGGAATTGCTTCAATTTGCACAAAGTGCAATTACAGGATTGAAGATAAATGCTGATCTTGGAAG AATAGATGATGAGGCCTCTAGGTTAAAGAAGAAGCTTGATGGAAGGACACCACTGCTGACGTCTCCTTCAACTGAAGGTCATGACAAAGTATCGGAAGAAACAAAATTGGAAACAGTACAG GCATTAAAAAAAGCACTTGCACAAATTCGAGCTTGTTCCAGATTAGAAGGGCTTTTACTGAAGAAGAAACTCTTGAACAGTGGAGATTCTTCAGAGATCCATGCTCAAAAA GTTGACAAATTGAAGGTTTTATCAGAATCTCTTGCTAGCTCCTCTGCAAAAGCGGAAAATCGTATTTCAGATAACAG AATCCAAAAGGAGGAAGCTCTAAAAGTTCGTGCGTCTAAAGCTAGTGAAGTGGGTGAAAGAGAGAAG GAAATAGAAACTGAGGTTGCAGAGCTTGAAAGACAAAGGGATGACCTTGAGGCTCAATTGAAAAAG GTCAATATCTCCTTGGCTGCAGCTAATTCTCGCCTTCGCAATACCAGGGAAGAGAGGGACCAATTTGAGGAAGCTAATACCAAGATTGTGGCTCACTTGGAAACAAAG GAAGATGAACTATCAAAATCCATTGCTTCATGTAAGGTCGAGGCAGATGTTCTACATACATGGATTAATTTTTTGGAAGATACTTGGGTACTCAAGTGCTCATATGCAGAGACCAAGGAGAAGCAGGTCAA TGATGAATTGGAGAAACATGAGCACTATTTTGTGAACTTCGCCATTGATCTTCTCTCTGCCTACAAG AAAGAGTTGGGGCCTTCTATCAGCCGTATAGGGAAATTTGTGGAGAATCTTAAGAATTTGAGCAAGAA GTCAGGGGTGGTATCTAATGCAGAGAATGAGGATTCTAAAGCATTAAATCCATTAAGAAGTCTTGAGGAGGAATATTTGGATCATGAAACCAAG ATTATTACCACCTTCAGTGTAGTTGATAATATGAAAGCGCACTTTTATTCAGAACAGTCTAGAACTTCCAG GAAAGAAGACCCAAGGGTTAAGGAGCTGTTCGATGATATTGAAAAACTAAGAGCACAATTTGAAGCTGTTGAGAGACCAATTCTAGAAATAGAGACTCCAATTCCCCAAGCTGGAACTCCGTCTGATGACAAGCTGCAGAGTGCTCCATCTGATCTCTCAGCAGAGGGCTCAGCTGCACAGAAAGCTGAGACAGTGAAGCATTCAAAGTCGGGTGCAGTCAAGGTAGAGCAAGTGCTCGACCCTGAAGATGACCTAGCAAAGCTCGAATCAGAGTTTGGCAAGGTTGGTCAAGACTACTCAACAGAGGAGGTGGGGGAGTGGGAATTTGACGAGCTTGAGAGGGAACTAAGATCTGGTGATTCATCAACTACCAAATAG
- the LOC133718040 gene encoding probable membrane-associated kinase regulator 4 has protein sequence MAVDHLSYDPSEDDYIDMEVGSYSAFFSHSMSSPPHPREFEFQMSSSSLEIEPSTTSPADELFYKGKLLPLHLPPRLQMVEKLLQNSTSCFDHNPKDRFEEFYSTPLATTATTPTTMSTPFESCNISPSESCQVSRELNRDEYIFEYATDGSGFGYVNENSKKSWTKKLKQYSSLGSKLKASRAYLKSLFSKTGCSNESSALAAAKNADEGMVMKSEDLSKYTKAGKKNPFGQIQKDKYRMSASGMRSFNKDKITENGAGLHRRSFSLAIKRHSTKDSTSPSSSSSSSSSASSSSSCSNLSNGTQEPKFLKRCNSANSEMESSIQGAIAHCKQSQQTLRSRKTASEVGFYSLSTSLSACEDKDGPDLCRG, from the coding sequence ATGGCTGTCGACCACTTATCCTATGATCCTTCAGAAGATGACTACATAGACATGGAAGTCGGTTCATACTCCGCCTTCTTCTCCCATTCTATGAGCTCTCCTCCACACCCCAGAGAGTTTGAGTTTCAAATGTCATCAAGCTCACTAGAAATAGAGCCCTCAACTACTTCACCAGCTGATGAGCTTTTCTACAAAGGAAAGCTCCTTCCTCTTCACCTTCCACCGCGTTTACAAATGGTCGAAAAACTACTCCAAAACTCCACTTCATGCTTTGACCATAACCCAAAAGATAGATTTGAAGAGTTCTATAGCACCCCATTAGCCACTACTGCCACAACTCCAACAACAATGAGTACCCCATTTGAGTCCTGCAACATCTCACCTTCGGAGTCTTGTCAAGTTAGCAGAGAGCTGAACCGGGATGAGTATATTTTCGAGTATGCAACTGATGGGAGTGGATTTGGATACGTCAATGAAAACTCGAAAAAATCTTGGACCAAAAAGTTGAAGCAGTACTCCTCACTTGGGTCTAAGCTCAAGGCTTCAAGGGCTTATCTCAAGTCCTTGTTTAGCAAAACTGGTTGCTCCAATGAGTCCAGTGCTCTAGCAGCTGCTAAGAATGCAGATGAAGGAATGGTTATGAAATCCGAGGACTTGAGTAAGTACACGAAGGCGGGGAAGAAAAACCCATTTGGACAAATTCAGAAGGATAAATATAGAATGTCTGCTTCTGGCATGAGAAGCTTCAACAAAGACAAGATCACTGAGAATGGTGCTGGTCTTCACAGAAGGTCGTTTTCATTAGCTATCAAGCGGCATTCTACAAAGGACTCTACTTCAccatcctcctcctcatcatcatcatcatcagcttcttcttcatcttcatgttCAAACCTTTCAAATGGGACTCAGGAGCCGAAGTTTCTGAAGAGATGCAACAGTGCAAATTCAGAAATGGAGAGTTCAATTCAGGGGGCCATTGCGCATTGCAAGCAATCTCAGCAGACACTTCGTTCGAGAAAGACTGCGAGTGAAGTTGGGTTTTACTCATTGTCAACATCACTGTCAGCTTGTGAGGACAAAGATGGGCCAGACCTTTGCAggggatga